Proteins encoded by one window of Nicotiana tabacum cultivar K326 chromosome 10, ASM71507v2, whole genome shotgun sequence:
- the LOC107792665 gene encoding uncharacterized protein LOC107792665: protein MVRTPSIEKNGRKRGARSEEEYNKLRAFLEKHGHPNWRQLPKYAGLMRCGKSCRLRWMNYLRPGLKKGNYSLEEEELIIKLHNELGNRWSAIAAKFPGRSDNDIKNQWHAHLKKRVNTNTNSSISTEQFTESSLSVESQNDHSSNYKVSEHEADNDMKELSSASTDPIDRIFCSNFAANWTEEDHIRSMDQLSSLNSAEPRLGDASFMREDSSREADTSSLAKEKNRKRKLLNKSSKLKKAKVQKPEVNLVALTSGATEGPRAGVGEKDDTPLASGEEGSMSASDLVELMVVEPTINKPEVVHVVPSRAEEALEDGSDDIIVLYNQAFAKFQAELAQSEEECRRLSSQADGFRALYTKEEELCDLQARLETFSRERTDLAK from the exons ATGGTAAGAACCCCATCTATtgaaaaaaatggaagaaagagGGGTGCACGGAGTGAAGAAGAATACAACAAACTAAGAGCTTTTCTTGAAAAACATGGCCATCCGAATTGGCGGCAATTGCCTAAATATGCTG GACTAATGAGATGTGGAAAGAGCTGCAGACTGAGATGGATGAATTATTTGAGGCCTGGTTTAAAGAAGGGGAATTATAGCCTTGAAGAAGAGGAACTCATTATAAAATTACACAATGAACTCGGAAACAG ATGGTCAG CCATTGCAGCAAAATTTCCAGGAAGATCGGACAACGATATAAAAAACCAGTGGCATGCTCATCTTAAGAAACGTGTGAATACAAataccaattcatcaatatcaaCAGAGCAATTTACTGAATCTTCTCTATCTGTAGAATCACAAAATGATCACTCTTCTAATTATAAAGTTTCAGAACATGAAGCTGACAATGATATGAAAGAGTTGTCGTCTGCTAGTACAGATCCAATTGATAGAATATTCTGCAGTAACTTTGCGGCCAAT TGGACAGAAGAAGATCATATCAGGTCAATGGATCAACTTTCAAGCCTCAACTCAGCAGAACCAC GCCTAGGAGATGCCTCTTTTATGAGGGAAGATTCCTCTAGGGAGGCGGATACTTCAAGTCTTGCCAAGGAgaagaacagaaaaagaaaattgtTGAATAAATCCTCAAAACTGAAGAAGGCAAAAGTTCAAAAGCCTGAGGTGAATTTAGTGGCCCTAACTTCGGGAGCAACAGAGGGCCCCCGAGCTGGGGTCGGAGAGAAAGATGACACCCCGCTAGCGTCCGGGGAAGAAGGAAGCATGAGCGCTTCGGATCTTGTTGAGCTGATGGTTGTTGAGCCGACGATAAATAAACCAGAAGTTGTACATGTTGTCCCATCTCGAGCAGAGGAGGCTCTTGAGGATGGGTCAGATGAT ATTATAGTGCTTTACAATCAGGCCTTTGCTAAGTTCCAAGCCGAGTTGGCCCAATCTGAGGAAGAGTGTAGGAGGCTCTCATCACAGGCTGACGGGTTCAGAGCTCTTTATACCAAGGAGGAAGAACTTTGTGACCTTCAGGCTCGTTTGGAGACGTTCTCTCGAGAGCGGACCGATCTTGCCAAGTAG